Proteins encoded by one window of Sediminicoccus rosea:
- a CDS encoding class II aldolase/adducin family protein, whose translation MLEQSPMPVLDIPSLRDKVSPAEWQARVNLAACYRLIALYGMSDMIANHISCRVPGEEGAFLINAYGLLYEEITASSLIKIDVKGNILLKPDFGDLNYGVNRAGFVIHGAIHEASHEIDCVIHTHTWPGMAVSSLECGLLPMNQTAMRFLKIGYHDYAGVVLDTAMQAKLVEDLGSNNALILRNHGLLTVGRTIAEAFNAMHRLELSCRAQLAALACNAKIIQVPQHVLEETYMNYQPQTRRPYGVMEWPALLRRLDRLDPSFRN comes from the coding sequence ATGCTCGAACAATCCCCCATGCCCGTCCTGGACATTCCGTCGCTGCGCGACAAGGTCTCGCCCGCCGAGTGGCAGGCCCGTGTGAACCTCGCCGCCTGCTATCGCCTCATCGCGCTCTACGGCATGAGTGACATGATCGCGAACCACATCTCCTGCCGCGTGCCGGGCGAGGAGGGCGCCTTCCTCATCAACGCCTATGGCCTTCTTTATGAGGAGATCACCGCCTCCTCCCTCATCAAGATCGACGTAAAGGGCAATATCCTGCTCAAGCCGGACTTCGGCGATCTCAACTACGGCGTGAACCGCGCGGGCTTCGTCATCCATGGCGCCATCCATGAGGCGAGCCACGAGATCGACTGCGTGATCCACACGCACACCTGGCCGGGCATGGCCGTCTCCTCGCTGGAATGCGGCCTGCTGCCGATGAACCAGACGGCGATGCGCTTCCTCAAGATCGGCTATCACGACTATGCCGGCGTCGTCCTCGACACCGCGATGCAGGCCAAGCTGGTCGAGGATCTCGGCAGCAACAACGCGCTGATCCTGCGCAACCACGGGCTGCTGACCGTGGGCCGGACCATCGCCGAGGCCTTCAACGCGATGCATCGCCTCGAGCTGTCCTGCCGGGCGCAACTCGCGGCACTCGCCTGCAACGCCAAGATCATCCAGGTCCCACAGCATGTGCTGGAGGAGACCTACATGAACTACCAGCCGCAGACGCGCCGGCCCTATGGCGTGATGGAATGGCCGGCCCTGCTGCGCCGGCTGGACCGGCTGGACCCCAGCTTCCGGAACTGA
- a CDS encoding TolC family protein — MRGGKAILGVTLALCATSLAAAPASAQQARERPAPRANTSMPTANMPEGSIPLTLPEAVFLALRSNRAIRSQYLQRVADRFSLRVAEATFDPRFGVTGGVTRSRSNGTNLTQATLGPVVNIAAPTGAQFQFGWLGVQSNTRGQSPSGQGRATFQVIQPLLAGGGVDFAMAPVRIARIQEENSKLQLKSLVADQITQTITGYRTLLQAQEQLRIATEALRRARELASVNQALFAAGRLAQVELIQAETSIAQQELQLVGARNQHEAARLALLTLLAVNQNQRIWAVERPAAESARVNPQRALAVAAANQPDYLRTLLAVEVNRINLDVARNQRLWDVSLVAGTGWAAQRADLARTLGALAEVRNDFNIGLQFNIPLGQIAREQPEVNATIALRQSELAIEQARDRLRQAVEDVVRNIDTLRRQAELARRARELAGQQLEAELVKLQAGRSSNFQVVSFQGSLQSAESAELSAVIAYANALTQLDQVLGTTLETWRISLND, encoded by the coding sequence ATGCGGGGAGGCAAGGCCATACTCGGCGTGACGCTCGCCCTTTGCGCCACCTCCCTCGCGGCGGCGCCGGCCTCTGCGCAGCAGGCGCGGGAACGGCCCGCCCCGCGCGCCAACACCTCCATGCCCACGGCGAACATGCCCGAGGGCAGCATCCCGCTCACCCTGCCGGAGGCGGTCTTCCTCGCGCTGCGCAGCAACCGGGCGATCCGCAGCCAGTATCTGCAACGCGTGGCCGACCGCTTCTCGCTCCGCGTGGCGGAGGCGACCTTCGACCCGCGCTTCGGCGTGACCGGCGGCGTCACCCGCTCGCGCTCCAACGGCACCAACCTGACCCAGGCGACGCTCGGCCCCGTCGTGAACATCGCGGCCCCCACCGGCGCGCAATTCCAGTTCGGCTGGCTCGGCGTGCAGAGCAACACGCGCGGCCAGAGCCCGAGCGGCCAGGGGCGCGCGACCTTCCAGGTGATCCAGCCGCTGCTGGCCGGCGGCGGGGTGGATTTCGCCATGGCGCCGGTGCGCATCGCGCGCATCCAGGAGGAGAACAGCAAGCTCCAGCTCAAGTCGCTGGTCGCGGACCAGATCACCCAGACCATCACCGGCTACCGGACCCTGCTCCAGGCGCAGGAGCAGCTTCGCATCGCGACCGAGGCGCTGCGCCGCGCGCGCGAGCTCGCCAGCGTCAACCAGGCGCTCTTCGCCGCGGGCCGCCTCGCCCAGGTGGAGCTCATCCAGGCCGAGACCAGCATCGCGCAGCAGGAGCTGCAGCTCGTCGGCGCGCGCAACCAGCATGAGGCGGCGCGGCTTGCGCTGCTCACCCTGCTCGCGGTGAACCAGAACCAGAGGATCTGGGCGGTGGAGCGGCCGGCGGCGGAATCCGCCCGGGTGAACCCGCAGCGCGCGCTCGCCGTCGCCGCCGCCAACCAGCCCGACTACCTCCGCACGCTGCTCGCGGTCGAGGTCAACCGCATCAACCTCGATGTCGCGCGCAACCAGCGCCTGTGGGACGTCTCCCTCGTCGCCGGCACGGGCTGGGCGGCGCAGCGCGCCGATCTCGCGCGCACGCTGGGCGCGCTGGCCGAGGTCCGCAACGACTTCAACATCGGCCTGCAGTTCAACATCCCGCTCGGCCAGATCGCGCGCGAGCAGCCGGAAGTGAACGCCACCATCGCGCTGCGCCAGTCCGAGCTCGCGATCGAGCAGGCGCGCGACCGGTTGCGCCAGGCGGTGGAGGACGTGGTCCGCAACATCGACACGCTGCGCCGCCAGGCCGAGCTGGCGCGGCGCGCGCGCGAGCTGGCCGGACAGCAGCTGGAGGCCGAGCTGGTGAAGCTCCAGGCCGGCCGCTCCTCCAACTTCCAGGTCGTCTCCTTCCAGGGCTCGCTGCAATCGGCCGAAAGCGCCGAGCTGTCGGCCGTGATCGCCTATGCCAATGCGCTGACACAGCTCGACCAGGTGCTGGGCACCACGCTGGAGACATGGCGGATTTCGCTGAATGACTGA
- the lpxB gene encoding lipid-A-disaccharide synthase, which produces MTLLYIAAGEASGDILGARLIAALRARDASLDFAGIGGERMAEQGFVSLFDIRQLALMGVAEVLPSILRLKRRMEETVADITARRPRLIITIDSPGFTLRLAARVRHLGIPVIHYVAPQVWAWRPGRVKKIAQRVDRILALLPFEAPIFEAAGIPVDFVGHPILESEAAHGVAERAPGEGRRLIIMPGSRRGEVKRLLPIFAESLKRLPADIHPIIGLAGTVEETVRARAAEWGRPVSMVRSPQDKADAFAAARAGLIKSGTSSLEAAVAGLPHVIAYTFNPVSNFIIRRLFRLKYASLVNLLLDEPVVPEFLLPHCEPVRISAGLTRLFEEDEAVARQREGFARALARLRPEHGLPSEAAADAVLRQL; this is translated from the coding sequence ATGACGCTGCTCTATATCGCCGCCGGCGAGGCCTCGGGCGACATCCTGGGCGCGCGCCTCATCGCCGCGCTCCGCGCGCGCGACGCCAGCCTGGACTTCGCCGGCATCGGCGGCGAGCGCATGGCCGAGCAGGGCTTCGTCTCGCTCTTCGACATCCGTCAGCTCGCGCTGATGGGCGTTGCCGAGGTGCTGCCCAGCATCCTGCGCCTGAAGAGGCGCATGGAGGAAACGGTGGCCGACATCACGGCCCGCCGCCCGCGCCTCATCATCACCATCGACAGCCCGGGCTTCACGCTGCGCCTGGCCGCCCGCGTGCGGCATCTCGGCATCCCCGTCATCCACTACGTCGCCCCCCAGGTGTGGGCCTGGCGGCCGGGCCGGGTGAAGAAGATCGCGCAGCGGGTGGACCGCATCCTGGCGCTGCTGCCCTTCGAGGCGCCGATCTTCGAGGCCGCCGGCATCCCCGTGGATTTCGTGGGCCACCCGATCCTGGAAAGCGAGGCCGCCCATGGCGTGGCCGAACGCGCGCCCGGCGAGGGCCGCCGCCTGATCATCATGCCGGGCAGCAGGCGGGGCGAGGTGAAGCGCCTGCTGCCCATCTTCGCCGAATCACTGAAGCGCCTGCCCGCCGACATCCACCCCATCATCGGCCTGGCCGGCACGGTGGAGGAGACAGTGCGCGCCCGCGCCGCCGAATGGGGCCGGCCGGTCAGCATGGTCCGCAGCCCGCAGGACAAGGCCGATGCCTTCGCCGCCGCCCGCGCGGGGCTGATCAAATCCGGCACCTCCTCGCTGGAGGCGGCGGTGGCCGGCCTGCCGCATGTCATCGCCTATACCTTCAACCCGGTCTCCAACTTCATCATCCGGCGGCTGTTCCGCCTGAAATACGCGAGCCTCGTGAACCTGCTGCTGGATGAGCCGGTGGTGCCGGAATTCCTCCTGCCGCATTGCGAGCCGGTGCGGATCTCGGCCGGGTTGACCCGGCTGTTCGAGGAGGATGAGGCCGTCGCCCGCCAGCGCGAGGGCTTCGCCCGGGCGCTCGCCCGCCTCCGCCCCGAGCACGGCCTGCCGAGCGAGGCGGCGGCTGATGCCGTGCTGAGACAGCTTTGA
- a CDS encoding carotenoid 1,2-hydratase translates to MPLDDPDASLGAAFGSGLGPGFHHTPPRDGYAWWYLDALSEDHRHGLTIIVFLGSVFSPYYAIARRQGPADPMNHCCINVALYGSPARFAMTDRPASALKRDDVSITIGPSAMRWDGKVLTLDLDEVAVPLPRRIRGKVRLTPGPMNRRVFTLDAAGHHHWRPMSAAAKVEVELEHPGLSWKGHGYFDSNWGSAPLERDFQEWDWCRVPLKEGAAILYDARRRDGTRQQLALRFHEDGRIEEMPVPPDVIMRRSMWGIRRATQSEADARIVKTLLDTPFYARSVLETTLCGERAMGVHESLDCDRFAALPIQLILPFRVPRRWI, encoded by the coding sequence TTGCCCTTGGACGATCCCGATGCCTCCCTGGGGGCCGCCTTCGGCTCCGGCCTCGGCCCCGGCTTCCACCACACCCCGCCGCGCGACGGCTATGCCTGGTGGTACCTGGACGCGTTGAGCGAGGATCACCGGCACGGGCTGACCATCATCGTCTTCCTGGGCTCGGTCTTCTCGCCCTACTACGCGATCGCCCGCCGGCAGGGCCCGGCCGACCCCATGAACCATTGCTGCATCAACGTGGCGCTCTATGGCAGCCCCGCGCGCTTCGCCATGACCGACCGGCCCGCCAGCGCGCTCAAGCGCGATGATGTCAGCATCACCATCGGGCCGTCGGCCATGCGCTGGGACGGCAAGGTGCTCACGCTCGACCTGGACGAGGTGGCGGTGCCGCTGCCGCGCCGCATCCGCGGCAAGGTCCGCCTGACGCCGGGGCCCATGAATCGCCGCGTCTTCACGCTGGACGCGGCCGGCCACCACCATTGGCGCCCGATGAGCGCCGCCGCGAAGGTCGAGGTGGAGCTGGAGCATCCGGGCCTCTCCTGGAAGGGGCATGGCTATTTCGACAGCAACTGGGGCTCGGCGCCGCTGGAGCGCGACTTTCAGGAATGGGACTGGTGCCGCGTGCCGCTGAAGGAGGGTGCCGCCATCCTCTATGATGCGCGCCGCCGCGACGGCACCCGCCAGCAGCTGGCACTCCGCTTCCACGAGGATGGCCGCATCGAGGAGATGCCCGTGCCGCCCGACGTCATCATGCGCCGCTCGATGTGGGGCATCCGCCGCGCGACGCAGAGCGAGGCGGATGCGCGCATCGTGAAGACGCTGCTGGACACGCCCTTCTATGCCCGCTCCGTCCTGGAAACGACGCTTTGCGGCGAGCGCGCCATGGGCGTGCATGAGAGCCTGGATTGCGACCGCTTCGCGGCCCTGCCCATCCAGCTCATCCTGCCGTTTCGGGTTCCGCGCCGATGGATCTAG
- a CDS encoding ABC transporter ATP-binding protein encodes MLELRGITRKFKIGPTERTVLHGIDLDLEAGELVSLMGGSGSGKTTFMNIVGLLDRPSSGTYRIRGENVLAAEADAQSAMRNKMIGFVFQQFFLMPRLNAWRNVALPLMYRGTPEPEARRRAEVMLERVGLGQHLNHVPNMLSGGQKQRVAIARALVGEPAILLADEPTGALDPTVSREIMGLFEQINRDLGVLVLIITHDPGVAARCRRRLMLTQGRLADQMALEHA; translated from the coding sequence ATGCTTGAGCTCCGCGGCATCACCCGTAAATTCAAGATCGGTCCCACCGAGCGCACGGTGCTGCACGGCATCGACCTCGACCTCGAGGCGGGGGAACTCGTCTCCCTCATGGGCGGCTCGGGCTCCGGCAAGACGACCTTCATGAACATCGTGGGGCTGCTGGACCGGCCGAGTTCCGGCACCTATCGCATCCGCGGCGAGAATGTGCTGGCCGCGGAGGCCGACGCGCAATCGGCCATGCGCAACAAGATGATCGGCTTCGTCTTCCAGCAATTCTTCCTGATGCCGCGGCTGAACGCCTGGCGGAACGTGGCCCTGCCCCTGATGTATCGCGGCACGCCCGAGCCCGAGGCGCGCCGCCGCGCCGAGGTGATGCTGGAGCGCGTGGGCCTCGGCCAGCACCTGAACCATGTGCCCAACATGCTCTCGGGCGGGCAGAAGCAGCGCGTGGCCATCGCCCGCGCCCTGGTGGGCGAGCCCGCCATCCTGCTGGCCGACGAGCCGACCGGCGCGCTCGACCCCACCGTCAGCCGCGAGATCATGGGCCTGTTCGAGCAGATCAACCGGGACCTCGGCGTGCTGGTGCTGATCATCACCCATGACCCCGGCGTCGCCGCCCGCTGCCGCCGCCGCCTGATGCTCACCCAGGGGCGCCTCGCCGACCAGATGGCGCTGGAGCACGCATGA
- a CDS encoding carbon-nitrogen hydrolase family protein, with translation MRLATLAWPVEPTPDVAAYAAKLDHWAAEAKRAGADLLHMPEYACVELGAALAGGAPDAATELRAMVGQADAILAAMRQVALRRALWLQPGSLPMRDGARIINRAPLIAPDGRTAFQDKRQMTRFEDERWGVSAGAPPQVFATPWGLIGIAICYDAEFPKLVRAQVEAGAWLILVPTCTDTLHGFHRVRIGAAARAMENQCFVALAPTVGGFAASVALDENHGAASVFGPVDRGFAEDGVVAARALDAPGLLITELDPARLEAVRTDGAVRNHRDWPRAPIPRPVPAEFA, from the coding sequence ATGAGGCTCGCCACCCTCGCCTGGCCGGTGGAGCCCACGCCCGATGTCGCGGCCTATGCCGCGAAGCTCGACCATTGGGCCGCCGAGGCGAAGCGCGCGGGGGCAGACCTGCTGCACATGCCCGAATATGCCTGCGTGGAGCTGGGCGCCGCGCTCGCCGGCGGGGCGCCCGATGCGGCCACCGAATTGCGCGCGATGGTCGGGCAGGCGGATGCCATCCTCGCCGCCATGCGGCAGGTGGCACTGCGCCGCGCCCTCTGGCTCCAGCCGGGCAGCCTGCCCATGCGCGATGGCGCGCGCATCATCAACCGCGCGCCGCTGATCGCGCCCGATGGCCGCACGGCCTTCCAGGACAAGCGGCAGATGACGCGCTTCGAGGATGAGCGCTGGGGTGTCTCGGCCGGCGCGCCGCCCCAGGTCTTCGCGACACCCTGGGGGCTCATCGGCATCGCCATCTGCTATGATGCGGAATTCCCCAAGCTGGTCCGCGCCCAGGTCGAGGCCGGCGCCTGGCTCATCCTGGTGCCCACCTGCACGGACACGCTGCACGGCTTCCACCGCGTGCGGATCGGCGCCGCTGCCCGCGCCATGGAGAACCAGTGCTTCGTCGCCCTCGCCCCCACGGTCGGCGGCTTTGCTGCCTCGGTGGCGCTGGATGAGAACCACGGCGCCGCCAGCGTCTTCGGCCCGGTGGATCGCGGCTTCGCCGAGGATGGCGTGGTCGCCGCACGCGCCCTGGATGCGCCCGGCCTGCTGATCACAGAACTTGACCCCGCGCGGCTGGAAGCGGTGCGGACGGATGGCGCCGTGCGCAACCACCGCGACTGGCCGCGTGCGCCCATCCCGCGCCCCGTGCCGGCCGAATTCGCATGA
- a CDS encoding GNAT family N-acetyltransferase: protein MKVLIETVTGAALLPHVPALARLRAAVFAEWPYLYEAPEGEEARYLRHYAEDQGAAVILARDGAEIVGAATCQPMAATHGPVRACFEAAGRNPLEYAYFGESVLLPAWRGQGLGVAFFAAREAHARSLGLPHATFCAVVRNMNDPRRPASYTPLDAFWRKRGYTHHPELSCIFDWTEIGDSKPTPHSLSFWLKALA from the coding sequence ATGAAAGTCCTGATCGAGACCGTCACGGGGGCCGCGCTGCTGCCGCATGTGCCGGCGCTGGCCCGGCTGCGCGCCGCCGTGTTCGCCGAATGGCCCTATCTCTACGAGGCGCCCGAGGGCGAGGAGGCGCGCTACCTGCGCCACTATGCCGAGGACCAGGGGGCCGCCGTGATCCTGGCGCGCGACGGCGCGGAGATCGTCGGCGCCGCCACCTGCCAGCCCATGGCGGCCACGCACGGCCCGGTGCGTGCCTGCTTCGAGGCGGCGGGCCGCAATCCGCTGGAATACGCCTATTTCGGGGAATCGGTGCTGCTGCCCGCCTGGCGCGGACAGGGCCTGGGCGTCGCCTTCTTTGCGGCGCGCGAGGCGCATGCGCGAAGCCTCGGCCTGCCCCACGCCACCTTCTGCGCCGTGGTGCGCAACATGAACGACCCGCGCCGCCCGGCCAGCTACACGCCGCTCGACGCCTTCTGGCGCAAGCGCGGCTACACGCACCACCCGGAGCTCTCCTGCATCTTCGACTGGACGGAGATCGGCGACAGCAAACCCACGCCCCATTCGCTCTCCTTCTGGCTGAAGGCGCTCGCATGA
- a CDS encoding ABC transporter permease: protein MIRQTLMEAAGNLLASWQRSLLALIGIVVGAGAVISMLHAGTMARQETIRQFRQMGTDTLVLRADSPQGLGNFRLGDIESVPLMVPTVSEIAPFMIGGGPVTYEGQTRNAGFIGATGSFADVGRLPMAQGRFLSPHDRFELHAVLGSDLAQQLSTPFSPIRVGSQIRVSRYVFTVIGVIEPVLMNPMLPMDVNSTLFLSVPNARRVMAAPSLSMAVARLRGDADPELAAQQLQQHLGPGMRDSTLNVLSARQLIAGMNSQVRLVALLLGAVGSIALVLGGVGVMNIMLMSVAERKREIGIRLAIGARRRDVRRLFLSEALILSLLGAALGVALGYAGGVGFAWMSGWPVHFSPIAAPLGAGVSLAVGVFFGFYPAVMAARLDPIEALRSE, encoded by the coding sequence ATGATCCGCCAGACGCTCATGGAAGCGGCCGGCAACCTGTTGGCCTCCTGGCAGCGCAGCCTGCTCGCCCTGATCGGCATCGTCGTCGGCGCGGGCGCGGTGATTTCCATGCTGCATGCGGGCACCATGGCCCGGCAGGAGACGATCCGGCAGTTCCGCCAGATGGGCACCGACACGCTGGTGCTGCGCGCCGACAGCCCGCAGGGCCTCGGCAATTTCCGCCTGGGCGATATCGAGAGCGTGCCCCTCATGGTGCCGACGGTGAGCGAGATCGCGCCCTTCATGATCGGTGGCGGGCCCGTCACCTATGAAGGACAGACGCGCAATGCCGGCTTCATCGGCGCCACCGGCAGCTTCGCCGATGTGGGCCGCCTGCCCATGGCGCAGGGCCGCTTCCTCTCCCCGCATGACCGGTTCGAGCTGCACGCCGTGCTCGGCTCGGACCTGGCGCAGCAGCTTTCCACCCCCTTCTCGCCCATTCGCGTTGGTTCGCAGATCCGGGTCAGTCGCTATGTCTTCACCGTGATCGGCGTCATCGAGCCGGTGCTGATGAACCCCATGCTGCCGATGGATGTGAACAGCACCCTCTTCCTCTCGGTGCCCAATGCGCGGCGCGTGATGGCGGCGCCCTCGCTCTCCATGGCCGTCGCCCGCCTGCGCGGCGATGCCGATCCGGAGCTGGCGGCCCAGCAATTGCAGCAGCACCTGGGCCCGGGGATGCGGGATTCCACGCTGAACGTGCTCTCGGCCCGGCAGCTCATCGCCGGCATGAACAGCCAGGTGCGCCTCGTGGCGCTGCTGCTCGGCGCGGTCGGCAGCATCGCGCTGGTGCTGGGCGGTGTCGGCGTCATGAACATCATGCTGATGTCGGTGGCCGAGCGGAAGCGCGAGATCGGCATCCGGCTGGCCATCGGGGCCAGGCGGCGGGATGTGCGGCGCCTCTTCCTGAGCGAGGCGCTGATCCTTTCGCTGCTCGGCGCGGCGCTGGGTGTCGCGCTGGGCTATGCCGGCGGCGTGGGCTTCGCCTGGATGTCCGGCTGGCCCGTGCATTTCTCGCCCATCGCAGCACCGCTCGGCGCGGGCGTCTCGCTCGCCGTCGGCGTCTTCTTCGGCTTCTACCCGGCCGTCATGGCCGCGCGCCTGGACCCGATCGAGGCGCTGCGATCGGAGTGA
- a CDS encoding HlyD family efflux transporter periplasmic adaptor subunit, protein MTDASAGSFAPGLDDIARLAALICAAPIGAVALREGGLLAVTGANLAGEPFSAAADDALAEISDLTADPRFVAHPLVAGETALRFAAIAPLPGRRGALLALDRKPRRLTEAEREGLSRLAARAGAELDAAEREAARRGRDESLSLDYRRALDVMTDGVLAIGPDARVMTVNPAAARILGIDAEEAIGQSLALLLSERDGTDDFIDAVLAPLQEEEAPQGRRVLDFPGERRLSVEATSWRVQTGPHAGRPAITAVFTDVTETERLQAELASQYTQLQDAFLKLEDSATRSARIARRIAALRIAAVVAAFLGVFGVAAWTWFSPAGPDEFAAGAASGTVTMTATAQPVSARIAVVGVLEPGANVSVVAPYDGTVRERLFRYGGAVTQGDVLLRMDRGDVETRLREARAAEIRARQRVEELRGWANGFEVARARRQLAAAELETSNLRARLQQSQMLLSRGIIPAEEHRNLVQQQRNQELQLQAAQQDLAATMERGSELHLRTAELELANAETRVRELETDLRNAEVRAPVSGVVLLPPERQGGQGRAETIEAGSRVSRGQTMFGIGDLAGFLVRGQVDEIDVNQVRPGQNVTVTGDAFAGEVLSGRVASVAAQASSEQGGMGRGMPNFAVSIAITDLTPEQRARLAVGMSASLAIITHEREDAVVLPPNAVRDEGGSRIVRVREGGRVVSRPVTLGISTPEGIEIREGLSPGDVVVLRE, encoded by the coding sequence ATGACTGACGCGTCAGCCGGTTCCTTCGCGCCGGGCCTCGACGATATCGCGCGGCTCGCCGCCCTGATCTGCGCGGCCCCGATCGGCGCGGTGGCCCTGCGCGAAGGCGGCCTGCTCGCCGTGACCGGCGCGAACCTCGCGGGCGAGCCCTTCAGCGCGGCAGCCGACGACGCTCTGGCCGAGATTTCCGACCTCACCGCCGATCCGCGCTTCGTCGCCCACCCGCTGGTGGCGGGCGAGACCGCGCTGCGCTTCGCCGCCATTGCCCCCCTGCCCGGCCGCCGCGGCGCGTTGCTGGCGCTGGACCGCAAGCCCCGCCGCCTGACCGAGGCCGAGCGAGAGGGCCTCTCCCGCCTCGCCGCCCGTGCCGGCGCCGAACTGGACGCCGCGGAGCGCGAGGCGGCACGGCGCGGGCGCGACGAGAGCCTCTCGCTCGATTATCGCCGCGCGCTGGATGTGATGACGGATGGCGTTCTCGCCATCGGCCCAGATGCGCGGGTGATGACGGTGAACCCCGCCGCCGCCCGCATCCTGGGCATTGATGCCGAGGAGGCGATCGGCCAGAGCCTCGCCCTGCTGCTGAGCGAGCGCGACGGCACAGATGACTTCATCGACGCCGTCCTTGCCCCCCTCCAGGAGGAGGAGGCGCCGCAGGGCCGCCGCGTGCTCGACTTCCCGGGCGAGCGCCGCCTCTCGGTCGAGGCGACGAGCTGGCGCGTGCAGACCGGGCCCCATGCGGGGCGGCCGGCCATCACCGCCGTCTTCACCGATGTGACCGAGACCGAGCGCCTGCAGGCGGAACTCGCCTCGCAATACACGCAGTTGCAGGACGCCTTCCTCAAGCTCGAGGATTCCGCCACGCGCTCGGCCCGCATCGCGCGGCGCATCGCGGCCCTGCGGATCGCGGCGGTGGTTGCGGCCTTCCTCGGCGTCTTCGGCGTCGCCGCCTGGACCTGGTTCTCGCCCGCCGGCCCCGATGAATTCGCGGCCGGGGCGGCCAGCGGCACCGTGACCATGACGGCGACGGCGCAGCCCGTCAGCGCGCGCATCGCCGTCGTCGGCGTGCTGGAGCCGGGCGCCAATGTCAGCGTCGTCGCCCCCTATGACGGCACGGTGCGCGAGCGGCTGTTCCGCTATGGCGGCGCAGTGACGCAGGGCGACGTGCTGCTGCGGATGGACCGCGGCGATGTGGAGACGCGCCTGCGCGAGGCCCGCGCCGCCGAGATCCGCGCCCGCCAGCGCGTCGAGGAACTGCGCGGCTGGGCCAATGGCTTCGAGGTGGCGCGCGCCCGGCGGCAATTGGCGGCGGCCGAGCTCGAGACCAGCAACCTCCGCGCCCGGCTGCAACAAAGCCAGATGCTGCTGAGCCGCGGCATCATCCCGGCAGAGGAGCATCGCAACCTCGTCCAGCAGCAGCGCAACCAGGAACTGCAGTTGCAGGCGGCGCAGCAGGATCTGGCCGCGACGATGGAGCGCGGCAGCGAGCTGCATCTGCGCACCGCCGAGCTTGAGCTCGCCAATGCCGAGACGCGCGTGCGCGAGCTGGAGACCGACCTGCGGAACGCCGAGGTCCGCGCCCCCGTCTCGGGCGTGGTGCTGCTGCCGCCCGAGCGCCAGGGCGGCCAGGGCCGGGCCGAGACCATCGAGGCCGGCTCCCGTGTCTCCCGCGGGCAGACCATGTTCGGCATCGGCGACCTCGCCGGCTTCCTGGTGCGCGGCCAGGTGGACGAGATCGACGTGAACCAGGTGCGGCCGGGCCAGAACGTGACCGTGACGGGCGATGCCTTCGCCGGCGAGGTGCTGAGCGGCCGCGTCGCCTCCGTCGCCGCGCAGGCCAGCTCCGAACAGGGTGGCATGGGGCGCGGCATGCCCAATTTCGCGGTCAGCATCGCCATCACCGACCTGACGCCCGAGCAGCGCGCCCGGCTCGCCGTCGGCATGTCGGCCAGCCTCGCCATCATCACGCATGAGCGCGAGGATGCGGTGGTGCTGCCGCCCAATGCGGTGCGCGACGAGGGCGGCAGCCGCATCGTGCGCGTGCGCGAGGGCGGGCGCGTGGTTTCGCGCCCCGTGACACTCGGCATCAGCACACCCGAGGGCATCGAGATCCGCGAGGGTCTTTCGCCCGGGGACGTCGTCGTGCTGCGGGAATAG